The window AGTATAGATCACATTTCAAGCCTATACAACATTTTGGAAGATTGAATGTAATTCTTATTAGCCTTGATTTACGATTAGTATTATATGACGAAGTAATGAGTAAACTACAAACTAACCAGATTAATTTGAGTATGTTTTTCTGAGTTTACTTTGTAGTTAATAGGTCTGTCTGCTACGTGATGTACTATCAATTAATTCGCTTGgcccaataaataaaacactgtGACATTTTCACATAAACAACAATATGAACAATCCTAGTCAACAAATAGAAATGGCTATGTACATCCTCAGTAGACATAAGTCGTGTGCAGAACAACCGGCTTATGTTATGCAATATCTGTCAATGAATTTGTGTAAAAAATCTAGGTCTCATGTTATTAAGGATGCAATTTGTTGCttagtaaaatgtttaaactCCTTATAAAATTTGTTGAACATAAAATGATAGTGAGGCTCGAACACCTGTTAAATCTACTTGGTATAATAAAGTTATGCTAATCGCTTTAGTATCCAAAAAAATCTACAGCAAAATTGCGGAATTACCgcattattatcttttaaataacaaatgattAGAGTACTATTGTGATGTTGTTACCTGTCCTCGCTCTCAAGTGCGGCTGCTTGGAGATCCATTCCTTCAAGTGCTGCAAGTCCGTTGGCACTGTCTTCGGGTTCTCGTTCAACTCATCCTTAGCTATTTTAGCCAACTCCGGTGACAACTCGCGAATCATTGTTTACAAATCATATAATTTGAAGGCTAcacgaaaaaataacattaatgtatactttatgtaaaatatttcacactaaataatacacaatatttgaacaaaaaatgaGCATGATTTCCATGTCTTGTCcaaatttattgtttacaaaaataacaaatgtgCAAATATGTCAGAGAGTATAAATTTATGATTTTCACAAACTAGAAAGACGTATGTGTTTTTAAGAGCGGAAAATATGCAATCATTTAAACGATTTTATGTATATGACATTATAGTGtgacaaaagtaataaaataatggaaaGTAGAACGGTACGTACCTATCGTTTGTCTGCGCGGGCTGTGTATCGACTAACTGATAAAGTACAGGCGTTATCACAATCGCGTTGTGACACCGACTTGCCAATATAAAGTAATGATAGACTGATACGAGCTCACGGATCACGCTTACTTTGTgacgattattattatattcgtgaTGTGTAAAACAGCCTGATATTGATTACAGACTGAGCCATGCACCTTGTTTCTATGGTATGACGTAACCGCCTATTCAGCCGCTAAATTGCGTTAACTACCGTCAAGGTCTTAAATTCAACTAATTGCTGTATTAATCTCAGACTAATTATAgtgttactttataaaaatatatatatttgtcaatttattaCAGGCCTTTTCAATTTACGTcaaatataaatgtgaatgcattaaatcgtaaataaaatacgttaaCATCTCAAGaccttacatattattatattaagccTTTATTGTCACAATCTCTTTATAACAAACTTAAGATTATTTTCTTGTAACTGACATCATATTTTGCCTTTCTAGAGTTATTTTCTTGGTGGACTGGCTTGAATTCTATGGATATCAGACTATCTATCAATAGTACAAACTTACCCTGTAAGTTTAACGGTTAAATAACTAAATCTTGTCATTAATTTGACAATGTAATATAAGCCATAGCATCTTAGGATTCTCAGGAAACGACATTGACTAAGTTGAATTAAATAGGCTTTACTAACTTTTcgtcaaaaaaaaacatcaagtactgacgaatacaaaataaaaatcataaaaatagtgttataattattttattgcgcGGAAGTAGTTTTCCATGTGAGATCAAACCTGAGGTCGAGATAAACCATCTAATTGCTACTGCAATTTTATTGTTgcgaataatttaataaacaaggTACTTTACAATATTGCTATAACATCAAAGACTTcgcaaataacattttttacaaagaaaacaaacttTGTAGcaattacttacttacattattttccCGAGTTACCTACATGATATTCATCGTTTTAAATAGTTTGAGATTCTAATTTGTGACTTTCCGacgaaaacaaataaagaacAGTTTTACAAACAGCTATTTAAATGCCTAGTCTACATCAAGTTTCCTAAACGATCCTTGTACACCGAACATTCTCTCAGGGGTCTTAGGATTGCCGGGCCGTTTAGTCTCATCTGTTCCATATTTCATGTCGTCGTCCAACCACGATTCGTATTCATCTATTTTCTTCATCCAGTAAtctgtttataaaaaacaaaatgatctCATCAATATTAACGGGACGTTCGCATCAAAATTCACCACTAGCTTACAAGAAATAGGCCTTGAAAGAAGGATTTACTCTTTTTTGAATATATCTTAGATTGACGAATAAACGCtacgaaatataaaatgtattaatgttgttttttacCTGTGATTTCTTCAGCAGTGCCACCATTTCCACCGTATTCAACAGGTAGAGTTTCTTTAGGAATGTGTTCGTATAACACAGTCATATCCCTACTGTGCACGAATAtctaaaaaatacgaaattagTAAATATGTATTCGTAATATTGGTCAccaaattatgcattttatgaCTACTTACTTTCTTTCTATGTTTTTCATTGAGAAGTTTCACAGCAAAATTGAATATGCTTTCGAAAACTGGTAATGAGTTGATATAATGTAAAGTTTTTAGCCTCAGTGGAGACGCATCCTAGAAGagaagatatttatattttatttaatgatttattatttaaacctattttaaagTAACGTCGACTAATAATtgaaactaacattattaaaatatgtttacataataacatttcaataaatatagtttcatataaaaatagtttcatatagtttttttgtttacctGGCCAGCAATAatcaactttttaatttgtgtcGGTGTCATTTGCAGGAAGTGAGTCGTGGTGATGCCCTCTAAGTCCACAATATTTATAGCTCCATTTACTAAGAAGTTATCATCTTCTAAGTACATTATCTGAAATATCATTAAgtttaagtatttgtttacattaaacATCTTCGCAAAGATTATTGCAATTATGCGCTATTTAcgttagtttgtttgttgtgtCTCTGGACCACGCATTTAATTAAATCGCAAACTGCACAAACTATTACGCAAGACAATGTAGAAAAATGCATTAAATCTATGAAAGTGTTATAtctttgaaaagttttattaaagctTTACTAAGTTACATACCTGCTGAATAATATGACAAAACGAAAAGAATTCCgacattgtaattttattggGGTCGTATAAACTTGGCTTGACAAGTACCACTCTAGGGTCCTCGGGTCTTGCCAGTTTCGGCAACACTAACACCGccctaaaagaaaaatataccttatttaaagatatttcatGATGAAGCAACCGTGTTAAGGTCAAGGTCATAATGAAcgtcatataatataattatatgtatgttcCGTGTATATTGTGAGTTCAATAAACTCATTTGATAGCGCGAATTGTGCCAAACATGTGAACTTTGATCTTATTGAAGAAAATCTTATCTGTGTGAACGAGAATATGCATATACTAGatagttatatttaattctttaaaaatatataggtaattaatttaatctcaCACTTCCTTAAGTGtgagattaaattaattacctatatatttaagTACCAAGTACCAGGTTTCTCTTTTCTATAATAAgaacaaatatataaaagggcataaatattttgttttttttcccttttcttagaaaatatgaCTTTCACATAACGTAAAAGTCATGTGTCCCGAAGAACTTAAAACAATGGTTAAGGTTCTAAAGGGGTTCTGAGTTTGTAAGCGTATCTAATTTCTAAATGATTACTTACCCTGATTTCATCAATTCTCTAAACCTGGGATCCCTTGGTCTAAACGCGAATAAGTCTGGTGAGATGTTTCTTAGAGAATAATACAAATCCATTTTTTCCTTCGCTCGTTCTAGGCTGTGTTTACATCCTCTTACGAAGGCTGCTAACCATTGATCCtctataataagtaataagtttttACACTCAActgtattaattttgttatagttttattattactatatgaAACAGCGAGTACATAACATACAGtagttgtttaatattttaacttaagtttCTATAGTAGTATAGAGGCAGACAAACATGTGCAATCTGCGGAACTGGGATAAGCGAATTGTTATCAAAGCCAACTGATGTCTGTTTTACGGATACAAATTCTGCGGcgaatacaaataatattcattaaatttaattttgatatttactttgaaatccCACCTAAGCCGCAGTTAGTTAATTGTCATAGTTggaaaaagaaatattgttaattacttttatttactttgctgAATTTTAGGCGTCCATAACCCAGCTCTCCTAATTGGTTATTTGTTATGCAAGTTGTAAAAATGTAATGGACACTTATTATGAACATAATCACCTGTTCGGGCTATCAAATGAGGCTGTTTCTTAATCCACTCTTTTAGATGTCGTATTCCATCTTCAAGTTTCTTCGGAGTTTCGTTCAGCTCCAACTCCGCTTTCTTCCTTAATTCTGGACATAACGGCCTCACTTGCACTTCCATGACTTACAAATTTGCTTAACTTTACTCtgatttaaatatacaaaatgaaaacgaaaacaattttcaaaaatataaaatttcgattttacaatgactcaattaattcaaataaattatttaatatgcaAGGCGCTCTCACACGCACTTTaaaaatttagattattttctaaaattagtataataatgataaaaaggGGTCACAGTTTGTGATTTGTCACACCACTGCACTGCACAGTTGGAGCACGACTGTACGAGTGATTACCAAGCAGGTCGGATATGAGGTCGGAACAAGATCAACACACTTAATAAGTGAATGTGTATATTTGTCgtcctccgtggcgcagcggtttaggtcgccacgccgaaaccatTGTATCGGGTTCGTGTcgggtcatgggttcgattcccacacggagcaattgtttgtgcgatccgcaaataattgatccgggtctggttgtgctttgtatccgttgtttgtatgtttgtaaaagtccacgcgacacaagagcaattctaagtgtgggaattgtcttttaaaacaaaaaaaatagaaaacaaaaaattcGCTAACGTAGGTCGCTAATGCACAGTGGTCATAAGGCAAAGGATTGCTGTATCGGGTATCGAGTTTGTAACCCGAGACTGGACTCGGTTAGGCTAAAAGTTGATTCCGAGTTATTTTCTCAAGAATTTCTAAGTGATTGCTCGACATGACGTACTGTGTTTTCAGGGCTAAATCGTTGTCaatctaaaattttaattcgTATATAATAAAGATAGGCACTGCACTCTTTAGTTGAAATTATTTCACATGACTCGAATTCGAATTTtattcaatgataataataaaattttgataattatcCGACAGACACCAATCAATGATAAATCATTTCCAACTAACAAAGGTAACACTTTTATAGAGGGTTAATGGCAAAGGTACCGTTAGTTGCATTATGAATTATGCTAAATCCAATAGACCCCTTTCTTAGCCGACTGTTGGTATTATATcaattaactttatcttatcACCAAGCTTAATcttataggtattattatgtacacttaaatgaaaaattatgtccAGTTAAAacactgttttatatttttgtcgcGTCATGCTGACATTTGAAATTAtgatcataaaattaattgcatAGCTGACAAATCATACCTATATTTTGGGTGTTAATGCAAAGAGTATGCTGCGTTTCACcatgtatttgtttaaaaaggggtataaaaagtaatatctaGGGTTAAGTAGTTTAGTCGAAGTCAAGTTGTCTGAAGGAGCCCTCGACTCCGAACATGTCTTCTGAGGTCTTGGGCTTGCCGGGCCGCTTGGACTCGTCGCTGCCATACAGTTCATCCTCCGTCAGCCATGAGCTGTACTCCTTTACTTTGTTCCTCCAATATTctgtaagaaataaatactttattagtaaatatattttgttctgaatttCTATCGTCTACAGCATAATGGTAGTTTAGGCTTTTGGTAggttagttaaataattatgaattattaacCAATTTAAGAAACTGTTATAATATTCCAAGATGGGTTTGTCTGACGTAAACGGGAAGTTAAGGCATACTCCGCTGTAAGTAGAAAAAGGTGTGAATGATGACAATGAtgttgaattaaattatataattatacttattattgaatcaatttttaatttacctgTAATTTCCGCAACGGACCCTCCATTTCCACCGTATTCTTTGGGCAAAATATCTTTAGGAATATGCTGGTACATAGCATCATAGTTCTTGTTGTGGACGTAAAGctaaaataaacagatttataaataagtatcacgacttgtttagattttaattaaatactaatataacTTCAAATAGAAATACAACTTACTCtgttcttatttttttcattcagcATAGCTTTCATGGCGTTGAAGATAGTTTCGAATCCTGGTGGTGTGTTCAAGTAATGGGTACCTTTCATACGTAAAGGCGATGCATCCTATAacgtgaaaaaaataatatataacaaagatgacttatgaatataaagaaaatataagacCATAATATCACAAAAGAGTGCTtgatctaaaaaatatattttttataggataGATAGAGTATCAATTCCCAGTGTTAAAATTCTTCATATAGACTTTATAGCATGATTATTTTTAGGTCTAACCTGTCCCATAACAACCATTTTCTTCATAGTGACTGGAGTCATCTGTAAGAAGTGTGCCATTGAGACTCCCTCCAAGTCCAGGATAGAGACGGCTCCTGCTACTGTGGCGTTGTCATCTTCCATCATTATAATCTGAAATGAAAAcgttataagtaaatattgatTCTGAGAAAGGTTGGCTACCGTTAGCTCATTCACTGTAGATCAAAAACTTTCGACTGAATTTTTAGAACAACTGTCAACTGTCTGATTTTCGTAGTAATTTCATGTTCTCGCTTGTCTTTCTTCATGTTTACTATAAAGTGCAAATACCTACGTAGTATAATATTTCTACTTTTAATCATCAAATGTTAGTTTCTAAATAGCAGAGTTAATTACCAAGTTCAAAAAATATCTAACTATACTGTCATATTAAAGACAAATTgtctcataattataaaataccaaGAGAAATAATTTGTCATATTACCTTCATAACTGCACTTGAAACAGCCATTACATCcagaatattatatttgcttGGATCATATGTTCCCGGTCGAATCAAATTGACACGAGGCGCATCAGGGCTTGCTACTTTCGGCAATGTGATAAtagatctaaaaaaataaaaatatgtcataacACTGGCTGTCGATAAAAAGACCATTGGTTTCAAGGTAGTTCCTTAAATCGAGAAAATTATcatgcactagctgacccgcacaacttcgcttgcgtcacataagagagaacaggtcataattttccctgtttttgtatcattttttactggtactctgctcctattggtcgtagcgtgatgatataattatAGCCTAGAGCCTCCCTCAAAAAGtaagctatccaacagtaaaataatttttcaattcgcatcaatagttcttgagattagcacgttcaaacaaacgaactcattcagatttataatattagtatatagtttTAGAGGTGCTAGAAAGTTTTTGGTATTGAATATTTGATCATTTCGACATTGctatgataattttaatgattaaacACCTACCCCAAACTGAGAATCTCGTCAAAAAGTGGATCAGTGACTCTGATGCGGAACATTTCAGGTGCCGCAGTCCTCACTGAGTAGTAAAGGTCGAGTTTTTCTTTGGTTCTCTCCAAACTGAACTTGCATCCTCGCAGGAACGATAGCAGCCATTGGTCGTCTGTAAATATTTGGTAAACAAATGAAACATAATCTATCCAACAATACGATTCTTAACTGGAAGAAGAATGGTTTATCCTcgtatatattaattacttacctTATATTCTGATTTATCACTTTTTACGTAAACTAACAAAgtctattaattttaaagcagatacattataaataaatatagaattacaTAGTAACTATGGACAACATAACACATTCAAGTTAATCATATGATCAATCATAATCCAATACAGGAAGAAATGGTTTCAGTCATATATCTTTAATACTATGATGAATTGCAATTAGTTATCTAACAATAAAACCTGCAgacatttcaaatgttaatCTATTAAACCAGCACATcttatcaaatattaaatttattaaaaccgATAATGGGCACCAGTAACATACATCGTAATCTATCTGcactttatttagaaaataaaaaggaGGTTCAATGTATTGAATATATTGTAACCCAGgaatgttatatatttatttcgaataCTGTCTTCCTTAAGACATGACtctaaatttattttgcttacttataattcattaaaattatttaaaataaatctgttgCAAAATTTTTGTTATGGTACGAACCTGTTCTAGCTCTGAGGTGAGGCTGCTTGGCGAGCCAGTCCTTAATGCTCTGCAGGTCACCAGGAACTCTC of the Anticarsia gemmatalis isolate Benzon Research Colony breed Stoneville strain chromosome 3, ilAntGemm2 primary, whole genome shotgun sequence genome contains:
- the LOC142986753 gene encoding alpha-tocopherol transfer protein-like, with translation MEVQVRPLCPELRKKAELELNETPKKLEDGIRHLKEWIKKQPHLIARTEDQWLAAFVRGCKHSLERAKEKMDLYYSLRNISPDLFAFRPRDPRFRELMKSGAVLVLPKLARPEDPRVVLVKPSLYDPNKITMSEFFSFCHIIQQIMYLEDDNFLVNGAINIVDLEGITTTHFLQMTPTQIKKLIIAGQDASPLRLKTLHYINSLPVFESIFNFAVKLLNEKHRKKIFVHSRDMTVLYEHIPKETLPVEYGGNGGTAEEITDYWMKKIDEYESWLDDDMKYGTDETKRPGNPKTPERMFGVQGSFRKLDVD
- the LOC142987320 gene encoding alpha-tocopherol transfer protein-like, coding for MSVRTLTPVLAEKARVELNEDPKRVPGDLQSIKDWLAKQPHLRARTDDQWLLSFLRGCKFSLERTKEKLDLYYSVRTAAPEMFRIRVTDPLFDEILSLGSIITLPKVASPDAPRVNLIRPGTYDPSKYNILDVMAVSSAVMKIIMMEDDNATVAGAVSILDLEGVSMAHFLQMTPVTMKKMVVMGQDASPLRMKGTHYLNTPPGFETIFNAMKAMLNEKNKNRLYVHNKNYDAMYQHIPKDILPKEYGGNGGSVAEITEYWRNKVKEYSSWLTEDELYGSDESKRPGKPKTSEDMFGVEGSFRQLDFD